A segment of the Candidatus Goldiibacteriota bacterium genome:
TGCGGGGCTGCTGTTTTAAGTTTTTTAAATAAGGGTAATTCGTTGAAAAAGGTATTAAATTAAGTAAAAAAGTATGTGTCATTTATGACACAAGATTTATCTTTTAAAGGCGTAAAACTGTATCATTATCGGGACAGAGTGGATATGGAATAAATAAAATGCCTTAAAAATATGGATGTTTGCTGATGATGCTATGGCATGACCCTTGCTATATATTAGATGGAGGTATTTATGCATAAACGGTACAGGGTTCTTATAGCAGATGATGATAAATTCATACGCGGCCAGCTGACAGGCATAATTACCAAAGCCGGGCATAGCGCCAATTCCGCCGCTGACAGTGAATCCGCGTTAAAATTGATAGGGCAGGAAAGTTTTGATGTCCTGATAACGGATATATATATGGAGAAAATGTCCGGGCAGGAAATGATAAAAGTGGTCAAAAAGATGAAGCCGGATATGCCTGTAATTGCCATGACAGGCGACGAGACAATAGACCTGGAAAGGGAAGTGCGCGGTTTGGGAGTGTTTGCGTATTTTCTGAAACCTATTGAGAT
Coding sequences within it:
- a CDS encoding response regulator; the protein is MHKRYRVLIADDDKFIRGQLTGIITKAGHSANSAADSESALKLIGQESFDVLITDIYMEKMSGQEMIKVVKKMKPDMPVIAMTGDETIDLEREVRGLGVFAYFLKPIEMDFMLKTLEAAFAICEKKQAGE